Genomic DNA from Peribacillus simplex:
TTGGATAACATCGATAGCCTCTGGAACCAGGCGCTCGGAAAAATCGAAAAGAAAATCAGTAAACCAAGCTTTGAAACTTGGCTTAAATCAACCAAGGCTTATTTATTGCAAGGTGATACCTTAACAGTCACCGCTCCCAATGAATTTGCCAGGGATTGGCTTGAAGAACGCTATTCCCATCTTATTTCCGATGTATTGTTTGAACTTACCGGTGAGGAATTGGAAGCAAGATTCATCATTCCCCCCAATCAAGAAGATGATGATTTTACCGTTCCTGTTCAGCCTAAAAAGATAAAAAAACAGGACAAAGAGCATGCTGCATTTCCACAGCATATGCTGAATGCGAAAAATACCTTCGATACATTTGTCATCGGCTCCGGCAATCGTTTTGCCCATGCCGCGTCTCTCGCTGTCGCAGAAGCTCCGGCCAAAGCCTATAATCCCTTATTCATTTACGGGGGCGTAGGTCTTGGAAAAACTCATTTAATGCATGCAATCGGGCATTATGTTCTTGAGCATAATCCGAATGCAAAGGTCGTTTATTTATCGTCTGAAAAGTTCACGAATGAATTCATCAACTCGATCCGGGACAATAAAGCTGGGGAATTCCGTGATAGATACCGAAGCGTCGATGTTTTATTAATTGATGATATTCAATTTCTTGCGGGAAAAGAACAAACTCAAGAAGAGTTTTTCCATACATTCAATGCGTTGCATGAAGAAAGCAAACAGATTGTCATCTCGAGTGACCGCCCGCCAAAAGAGATACCTACACTCGAGGATCGCCTCCGTTCAAGGTTTGAGTGGGGCTTGATCACGGATATCACACCTCCTGATCTAGAAACGCGGATTGCCATTTTGCGTAAAAAGGCAAAAGCTGAGGGCCTTGATATCCCAAATGAAGTCATGCTCTATATTGCCAACCAAATCGATTCCAATATTCGTGAGCTGGAGGGTGCACTCATTCGTGTCGTCGCCTATTCTTCATTGATCAATAAAGATATAAATGCCGATTTGGCAGCTGAAGCATTAAAAGACATCATTCCTAGCTCCAAACCTAAAATAATCACCATCTTGGAAATCCAGAAGACCGTCGGTGAGCATTATAGTGTTAAACTTGAAGATTTCAAGGCGAAAAAACGGACAAAATCCGTAGCCTTTCCAAGACAGATTGCCATGTATCTTTCCAGGGAATTAACGGACTCATCCCTTCCCAAGATAGGTGATGAATTTGGAGGTCGCGATCATACGACCGTTATCCATGCGCATGAAAAAATCTCCAAACTCATGCAAACGGACACCCAGCTTCAACGTCAAGTTAAAGAAATCCAGGACCAGCTGAGGGTATAATAGATTCTGGATAATGTGAATAACTGACTACCACTTACACACAGTCTGTCCACATGTGGATAGACTGTTTTTCCTTAGGTTGATTGGACTTATCCACATATCAACAGGCCCTACTACTATTACTACTATCTTTTTTAATAAAAATTATTAATAAATATGCCTATTCGGCAATAAAAAAATTGGAGGATGAAACATGAGATTTATAATCCAAAGAGATCGATTAGTTCATAGTGTCCAAGAAGTAATGAAAGCAGTCACATCAAGGACGACGATTCCGATTCTAACGGGGATAAAAATAAGCGTCACTAGCGAGGGTGTCACTCTAACAGGAAGTGATTCCGATATCTCCATCCAATCATTCATTCCGGCTGAGGTTGACGGAGATGAGATTGTTGAGGTTAAAAGTAGCGGTGGTATTGTCCTGAATGCCCGTTTTTTCAGTGAAATTGTCAAAAAGCTGCCGATGGATACTGTAGAAATTGAAGTGGAGAATAACTTTCAAACGATCATTCGCTCAGGTAAAGCTGAATTTAATCTAAATGGACTGGATCCTGAGGAATATCCACATCTTCCGATCATTGAAGAAGAAAATATTTTCAAACTTCCAACGGACCTTTTAAAGACCCTTATCCGCCAAACTGGCTTTGCAGTGTCCACGTCAGAAACACGCCCCATCTTAACAGGTGTAAACTTGAAGGTTCAAGATGACGAATTGACCTGTATTGCAACAGATAGTCATAGGCTTGCAATGAGAACAGCCAAAATAGAAAATAAAATTAACGGTACCTATAGCGTTGTAATTCCAGGTAAAAGTCTGAATGAGTTAAGTAAAATCCTTGATGATACAAACGAACTCATTGAAATCGTCATTACCGAAAACCAAGTACTTTTCAAAGCTGAAAATTTATTATTCTTTTCAAGACTTCTTGAAGGGA
This window encodes:
- the dnaA gene encoding chromosomal replication initiator protein DnaA; translation: MDNIDSLWNQALGKIEKKISKPSFETWLKSTKAYLLQGDTLTVTAPNEFARDWLEERYSHLISDVLFELTGEELEARFIIPPNQEDDDFTVPVQPKKIKKQDKEHAAFPQHMLNAKNTFDTFVIGSGNRFAHAASLAVAEAPAKAYNPLFIYGGVGLGKTHLMHAIGHYVLEHNPNAKVVYLSSEKFTNEFINSIRDNKAGEFRDRYRSVDVLLIDDIQFLAGKEQTQEEFFHTFNALHEESKQIVISSDRPPKEIPTLEDRLRSRFEWGLITDITPPDLETRIAILRKKAKAEGLDIPNEVMLYIANQIDSNIRELEGALIRVVAYSSLINKDINADLAAEALKDIIPSSKPKIITILEIQKTVGEHYSVKLEDFKAKKRTKSVAFPRQIAMYLSRELTDSSLPKIGDEFGGRDHTTVIHAHEKISKLMQTDTQLQRQVKEIQDQLRV
- the dnaN gene encoding DNA polymerase III subunit beta, which codes for MRFIIQRDRLVHSVQEVMKAVTSRTTIPILTGIKISVTSEGVTLTGSDSDISIQSFIPAEVDGDEIVEVKSSGGIVLNARFFSEIVKKLPMDTVEIEVENNFQTIIRSGKAEFNLNGLDPEEYPHLPIIEEENIFKLPTDLLKTLIRQTGFAVSTSETRPILTGVNLKVQDDELTCIATDSHRLAMRTAKIENKINGTYSVVIPGKSLNELSKILDDTNELIEIVITENQVLFKAENLLFFSRLLEGNYPDTSRLIPSDSKTDVTVHTKDFLQAIDRASLLAREGRNNVVKLTTLEGRIIEVSSNTPEIGKVIEEVQAEAIEGEDLKISFSAKFVMDALKALEGSDIKINFTGAMRPFVIRPLHDDSMLQLILPVRTY